A genomic window from Brassica oleracea var. oleracea cultivar TO1000 chromosome C8, BOL, whole genome shotgun sequence includes:
- the LOC106307504 gene encoding histone H3.2: MARTKQTARKSTGGKAPRKQLATKAARKSAPATGGVKKPHRFRPGTVALREIRKYQKSTELLIRKLPFQRLVREIAQDFKTDLRFQSSAVAALQEAAEAYLVGLFEDTNLCAIHAKRVTIMPKDIQLARRIRGERA; the protein is encoded by the coding sequence ATGGCTCGCACCAAGCAGACGGCAAGGAAATCAACCGGAGGCAAGGCCCCAAGGAAGCAGCTAGCAACAAAAGCAGCGAGGAAATCAGCTCCAGCCACCGGAGGAGTGAAGAAGCCGCACAGATTCAGGCCAGGAACAGTGGCTCTAAGAGAGATCAGGAAGTACCAGAAGAGCACCGAGCTCCTGATCCGCAAGCTCCCGTTCCAGAGGCTAGTGAGAGAGATCGCTCAGGATTTCAAGACGGATCTCCGTTTCCAGAGCAGCGCCGTCGCCGCTCTCCAGGAAGCTGCCGAGGCTTACCTCGTCGGACTGTTTGAGGATACTAATCTGTGTGCGATCCACGCCAAGAGGGTGACGATCATGCCTAAGGACATACAGCTCGCCAGAAGAATCAGAGGTGAAAGGGCTTAG
- the LOC106307530 gene encoding calreticulin-2, producing the protein MAKSILGLVSLILIGLVAIASAAVIFEERFDDGWESRWVKSEWKKDDQSAGEWNHTSGNWSGDANDKGIQTSEDYRFYAISAEFPEFSNKDKTLVFQFSVKHEQKLDCGGGYMKLLSGDVDQKKFGGDTPYSIMFGPDICGYSTKKVHAILTYNDANHLIKKDVPCETDQLTHVYTFILRPDATYSILIDNVEKQTGSLYSDWDLLPPKKIKDPSAKKPEDWDEQEYIPDPEDKKPDGYDDIPKEIPDTDAKKPEDWDEEEDGEWTAPTVPNPEYMGEWKPKQIKNPNYKGKWEAPKIDNPDFKDDSELYVFPKLKYVGIELWQVKSGSLFDNVLICDDPDYAKKLADETWGKLKDAEKAAFDEIEKKKEEEESKDAPAETDAEDEAEEDEGDESDTEAKTEAKSEVSEETSEKDATAHDEL; encoded by the exons ATGGCGAAATCAATCCTTGGCCTCGTATCGTTGATTCTTATCGGACTCGTCGCGATCGCCTCCGCCGCAGTTATATTCGAGGAGCGCTTTGATG ATGGATGGGAGAGCAGGTGGGTTAAATCTGAGTGGAAGAAAGATGACCAGTCTGCTGGGGAGTGGAACCACACTTCTGGAAATTGGTCTGGTGATGCTAACGATAAAG GTATCCAGACCAGCGAGGACTACAGATTCTACGCCATTTCAGCTGAGTTCCCTGAGTTCAGTAACAAGGACAAAACCTTAGTCTTCCAGTTCTCAGTCAAGCACGAGCAAAAGCTTGACTGTGGTGGTGGCTACATGAAGCTTCTCAGTGGGGATGTTGACCAGAAGAAATTTGGGGGCGACACTCCATACAG TATCATGTTTGGTCCCGATATCTGTGGCTACAGCACGAAGAAAGTGCATGCTATCCTTACCTACAATGACGCCAACCACCTGATCAAGAAGGATGTTCCCTGTGAAACTGACCAGCTCACCCATGTCTACACATTCATCCTCCGCCCAGATGCTACTTACAGCATTCTCATTGACAATGTTGAGAAGCAAACCGGTAGCTTGTACTCTGACTGGGATCTTCTTCCACCCAAGAAGATCAAGGACCCCAGTGCCAAGAAG CCTGAGGACTGGGACGAGCAAGAGTACATTCCAGACCCTGAAGACAAGAAACCTGACGGATACGATGATATCCCAAAGGAGATCCCAGATACCGATGCAAAGAAG CCTGAGGACTGGGATGAAGAAGAAGATGGTGAGTGGACTGCCCCAACCGTTCCCAACCCTGAGTACATGGGTGAATGGAAGCCCAAG CAAATCAAGAACCCCAACTACAAGGGCAAGTGGGAGGCTCCAAAGATTGACAACCCTG ACTTTAAGGATGACTCAGAGCTCTATGTCTTCCCCAAGCTGAAGTATGTTGGAATCGAATTGTGGCAG GTGAAATCAGGATCATTATTCGACAATGTTTTGATCTGCGATGACCCAGACTATGCCAAGAAGTTGGCAGATGAAACATGGGGCAAGCTCAAGGAT GCGGAGAAAGCAGCTTTCGATGAGATTGAGAAGAAGAAAGAGGAAGAGGAATCCAAGGACGCTCCTGCGGAAACTGAT GCTGAAGATGAAGCAGAGGAAGATGAGGGAGATGAATCTGATACTGAAGCTAAGACCGAAGCCAAATCAGAAGTTAGCGAGGAGACCTCGGAGAAAGACGCCACTGCTCAT GATGAGCTATGA
- the LOC106310084 gene encoding pentatricopeptide repeat-containing protein At1g09220, mitochondrial, whose protein sequence is MRNKMQIRSKKKQNLWTVMFLFTSSRTIARRSHTIIKRSYTNLSVQHLSSLLDKNESNPRIIHQLHSHFTTAGLLLLHQKQDSEKLILFNPLLRCYSLGETPLRAYFLYDQLQQLHFLSDHDKRLPPFDSYTYLFLIKATSNPLVGIGLHGLTLKLGFEFHVYVQTALVGMYFAAGNRVSAYKVFDEMPERSPVTWNVMITGLTNSGEFEKALCLLEKMPNRNVVSWTTLIDGYARVNKPKEAILLFWRMACDAIKPNEITILVILPAVWSFGDLRMCGSVHGYVVKRAFVPCDIRVTNSLIDAYAKCGCIQSSLKFFMDVPNERKNLVSWTTMISAFAMHGMGKEAASMFKDMERLGLRPNRVTMISVLNACSHGGLAEEEFLEFFNKMVSKYKITPDVKHYGCLVDMLRRKGRLEEAERIALEIPSDQKAVVWRMLLGACSVYDDPEMAERITKKLMELERSHGGDYVLMSNIFCGTGRFSDGERFRKLMDVRGVAKLPGHSQLT, encoded by the coding sequence ATGAGAAATAAGATGCAAATTCGTAGCAAAAAGAAACAGAATCTCTGGACAGTTATGTTCTTGTTCACTTCAAGTAGAACCATCGCTCGTCGCTCTCACACCATCATCAAACGTTCTTACACCAACCTCTCGGTTCAACACCTTAGCTCTCTTCTGGACAAAAATGAATCAAATCCTAGAATCATCCACCAGCTCCACTCTCACTTCACCACTGCTGGGCTTCTTCTCCTTCATCAGAAACAAGACTCCGAGAAACTTATCCTATTCAATCCTCTGCTTCGATGCTATTCTCTTGGCGAAACTCCTCTTCGTGCTTACTTCCTCTACGACCAGCTCCAACAGCTTCACTTCCTGTCTGATCACGACAAGAGACTGCCGCCTTTCGATAGTTACACTTACCTCTTTCTCATCAAAGCGACTTCGAATCCACTAGTTGGGATTGGACTACATGGGTTGACGCTAAAACTGGGTTTTGAGTTTCATGTCTATGTTCAGACAGCTTTGGTCGGTATGTATTTTGCTGCTGGAAATAGAGTCAGTGCTTACAAAGTGTTCGACGAAATGCCTGAAAGAAGCCCTGTAACTTGGAATGTAATGATCACTGGCCTGACTAATTCGGGAGAGTTCGAGAAAGCTCTTTGCTTGTTGGAGAAGATGCCTAATCGGAATGTAGTGTCGTGGACCACTCTCATCGATGGCTATGCACGAGTGAATAAGCCCAAGGAAGCTATACTCTTGTTCTGGAGAATGGCTTGCGACGCAATCAAGCCGAACGAGATCACCATCCTCGTAATTCTTCCAGCTGTTTGGAGCTTTGGAGATCTAAGAATGTGCGGTTCGGTCCATGGTTACGTTGTGAAAAGAGCGTTTGTTCCATGTGACATCCGTGTGACAAACTCTCTCATCGACGCTTATGCCAAGTGTGGGTGTATACAAAGCTCGCTGAAGTTTTTCATGGACGTTCCAAACGAAAGAAAGAATCTTGTCTCGTGGACAACGATGATCTCCGCATTTGCAATGCACGGGATGGGCAAAGAAGCTGCCAGTATGTTCAAAGACATGGAAAGACTCGGATTGAGACCGAACAGAGTGACCATGATCAGTGTTTTGAACGCTTGTAGCCACGGAGGCTTAGCAGAAGAAGAGTTTCTAGAGTTTTTCAACAAGATGGTAAGCAAGTACAAGATCACGCCGGATGTGAAGCACTATGGATGTCTAGTAGATATGCTGAGAAGAAAAGGAAGATTAGAGGAAGCGGAAAGGATAGCTTTGGAGATTCCGTCTGACCAAAAGGCTGTGGTTTGGAGAATGCTGCTTGGAGCTTGTAGCGTTTATGATGATCCTGAAATGGCTGAGAGGATTACTAAGAAGCTGATGGAGTTAGAGAGAAGCCATGGAGGTGACTATGTGCTTATGTCTAACATCTTTTGTGGTACTGGAAGATTCTCAGATGGTGAGAGGTTTCGGAAGCTAATGGATGTTAGAGGTGTAGCTAAACTTCCAGGACATTCACAGTTGACATAG